A portion of the uncultured Bacteroides sp. genome contains these proteins:
- a CDS encoding SLC45 family MFS transporter translates to MKVKPDLNFWKLWNISFGFFGVQIAYALQSANISRIFSTLGADPHNLSYFWILPPLAGIIVQPIIGSASDKTWTRFGRRIPYLFIGSIVAMLVMCLLPNAGSFGMAVGTAMIFGVVSLMFLDTSVNMAMQPFKMLVGDMVNEKQKGLAYSIQSFLCNAGSLMGYMFPFIFTWIGISNIAEKGTVPDSVIYSFYIGAAILMLCVIYTMLKVKEMPPKEFEAFHGITADEKKEKTDFLSLLKHAPKVFWTVGLVQFFSWAAFMYMWTYTNGAIADTVWNATSAQSEGYQEAGNWVGVLFAVQAIGSVVWAIVLPLFKSRKMAYSLSLVLGGIGFISTFFFHNQYLLFVSYLFIGCAWAAMLAMPFTILTNSVSGKNMGAYLGLFNGTICLPQIAAALLGGGLLHLVSGRQVNMLVLAGVFLIIGACCVYFVKETVAHKEEKPEAVKN, encoded by the coding sequence ATGAAAGTAAAACCTGATTTAAATTTTTGGAAGTTGTGGAACATCAGCTTCGGCTTTTTCGGTGTGCAGATTGCTTATGCACTGCAAAGTGCCAACATTAGCCGTATATTCTCTACGCTGGGGGCCGACCCTCATAATCTGAGTTATTTTTGGATCCTTCCTCCACTGGCGGGCATCATAGTGCAACCGATCATCGGATCGGCAAGTGACAAGACGTGGACACGTTTCGGAAGAAGGATACCTTATTTATTTATAGGATCCATTGTTGCCATGTTGGTGATGTGCTTACTGCCTAATGCGGGAAGCTTTGGGATGGCAGTGGGCACTGCAATGATATTCGGGGTGGTTTCGCTCATGTTTCTCGACACGTCTGTCAATATGGCCATGCAGCCTTTCAAGATGTTGGTGGGCGACATGGTGAATGAAAAGCAAAAGGGTCTGGCCTACTCCATCCAGAGTTTTCTGTGCAATGCCGGTAGCCTGATGGGGTACATGTTTCCTTTTATCTTTACCTGGATAGGAATCAGCAACATAGCCGAAAAAGGTACAGTGCCCGATTCGGTGATTTATTCTTTTTATATCGGTGCCGCCATCTTGATGTTGTGCGTCATCTACACCATGCTGAAAGTGAAAGAGATGCCGCCAAAGGAATTTGAAGCGTTTCATGGCATCACAGCAGATGAAAAGAAAGAGAAGACAGATTTCCTTTCGTTGCTGAAACATGCGCCGAAAGTGTTCTGGACAGTCGGGTTGGTACAGTTTTTCAGTTGGGCGGCCTTTATGTATATGTGGACGTACACCAACGGTGCCATTGCCGACACGGTATGGAATGCAACAAGTGCACAAAGTGAAGGATATCAGGAAGCAGGCAACTGGGTAGGTGTGCTCTTTGCCGTGCAAGCCATCGGTTCGGTAGTCTGGGCCATCGTGTTACCACTATTCAAATCACGTAAGATGGCCTATTCACTTAGTTTGGTGTTAGGAGGGATTGGTTTCATTTCTACCTTCTTCTTCCATAATCAATACCTACTTTTTGTTTCTTACCTGTTCATCGGTTGCGCGTGGGCGGCTATGCTGGCCATGCCGTTTACGATACTGACCAACTCCGTTTCGGGCAAGAACATGGGAGCTTATCTGGGATTGTTCAATGGAACCATCTGTCTGCCTCAAATTGCAGCCGCACTCCTTGGTGGCGGATTACTTCATTTGGTGAGTGGACGGCAAGTGAACATGCTGGTATTGGCAGGCGTATTTCTTATCATAGGGGCATGCTGCGTTTACTTCGTAAAAGAAACAGTGGCACATAAAGAAGAAAAGCCCGAAGCAGTGAAAAATTAG
- a CDS encoding LacI family DNA-binding transcriptional regulator produces MNKPQITIKDIGRALGFSPSTVSRALKDNPDISLDTREAIHKYAREHNYKPNALALNLRTNRSNTIGVIVPQLVHHFFSCVLSGIEKSAAKAGYNILVAQSNESYEQEVKIVHSFLAARVCGVIASLAKDTSQYDHYQDLLDNNIPIVFYDRICTGINTERVVVDDYAGAFAAVEYMIQTGCRRILFYSGPPNLEISKNRRNGYLDAMKRYKIPVNDTMIKLCDTREQAIAITPDFLEKQDRPDGFFAINDETASGILYACKLVGMKVPDEVSICGFTDGAIAQNTDPKLTTVEQHGQEVGESAIDILINKIEDKTGELKSANRIVKTNLVVRGTTK; encoded by the coding sequence ATGAATAAACCGCAGATTACCATTAAAGACATAGGCCGGGCATTGGGCTTTTCACCCTCCACTGTGTCAAGAGCTTTGAAAGACAATCCGGATATAAGTTTGGACACAAGAGAGGCTATACATAAGTACGCGCGTGAACATAATTATAAGCCGAATGCGTTGGCTCTTAACTTGCGAACAAATCGTTCAAACACTATCGGGGTGATTGTTCCTCAACTGGTTCACCATTTCTTTTCGTGTGTGCTAAGTGGTATCGAGAAGAGTGCTGCAAAGGCGGGCTATAACATTCTGGTGGCGCAAAGCAATGAAAGTTACGAACAGGAGGTGAAGATCGTTCACTCTTTTCTTGCGGCGAGGGTTTGCGGGGTAATCGCTTCTCTGGCTAAGGATACTTCACAATATGATCATTATCAAGATCTCTTGGATAACAATATTCCTATTGTTTTTTATGACCGTATCTGTACCGGCATCAACACGGAACGGGTGGTGGTGGACGACTATGCAGGGGCCTTTGCTGCGGTGGAGTATATGATTCAAACCGGATGCCGACGTATCCTCTTCTACAGCGGGCCGCCTAATTTGGAAATATCGAAGAACAGACGAAACGGTTATCTGGATGCGATGAAGAGATATAAGATTCCGGTAAACGATACGATGATAAAGCTTTGCGACACACGTGAACAGGCTATTGCCATTACACCTGATTTTCTGGAGAAACAAGACCGCCCGGATGGATTCTTTGCCATTAACGACGAAACGGCTTCGGGCATTCTTTATGCCTGCAAGTTGGTAGGCATGAAAGTTCCGGATGAGGTTTCTATCTGTGGATTTACAGATGGGGCCATTGCACAGAACACTGATCCGAAGTTAACGACGGTGGAACAACACGGGCAAGAAGTTGGAGAGAGTGCTATTGATATTCTGATTAACAAAATAGAAGATAAAACCGGAGAGCTGAAAAGTGCGAACCGGATCGTGAAAACAAATCTGGTGGTGCGGGGCACTACTAAATAG
- a CDS encoding TonB-dependent receptor, producing MKQVNLRIYRMILPLLLGMFLSIGAYAQQISVRGHVTDVTGEPVIGANILVKGTTNGTITDLDGNFVLNTPQNSILVISFVGYKPAEVQASKSMVVTLQDDAVMLSEAVVIGYGTVKKSDVTGSVTAIKPDKLNRGLTTTATDMITGKIAGVNVTSDGGAPGGGATIRVRGGSSLSANNNPLIVIDGLPIDNDGIKGVSNPLSSINPNDIETFTVLKDASATAIYGSRASNGVILITTKKGAKGSKPRVSFDSSISVSTKVDEISVMNADEYRNFITTSFGADSGAAKLLGEANTDWQKEIFRTAVGHDENITVSGGLKNMPYRASFGYTNQNGILKTSSFERYTGSFNLSPSFFDNYLNISLNAKGMIANSRFADTAAIGSALGFDPTQPVMNGNTKYGGYFAWENPTSGDFISIATKNPVAMLKQKKDEATSKNLIANAQFDYKFHCLPDLKANLNLGMDLATGTQDLFYPKESPIGYIDNGKTGSETIDKYNLLLDFYLQYSKDFAEDHHFDLMGGYSWQHFHRSQENAYNNLAGSNPTSYVFKTESYLVSFFGRLNYSFKDRYLLTATLRQDGTSRFSKDNRWGLFPSVALGWRMKEEAFLQDVDAISDLKLRLGYGITGQQDISQGDYPYMATYYAGQDGAYYQFGDDKKIPISRPNGYNPNLKWEETTTWNAGLDFGFMKNRITASLDYYYRETNDLINVIDVPAGTNFKNRIVSNIGSLKNQGVEFSTSAKAISTENLMWDLGFNVSWNKTEITQLTAQDNSSTIVPLGYVDGGTGTTVQAQGVGHPANSFYVYQQVYDKEGKPIEGFYVDRNGDGQVNDGDRYFYKKPSPDVMMGFTSKLVYKQWDFSFSLRANLNNYVYNNVASFNAPLSEGWINNKGYLSNRPSSAFDTNFQNMNVLSDYYVQNASFLRCDNITLGYSFKKLFKIIDGRVYTTVQNPFVITNYKGLDPEVANATDKTFGIDKNVYPRPLVGIIGISLNF from the coding sequence ATGAAGCAAGTTAATCTTAGAATCTATCGAATGATTCTTCCCCTACTCTTAGGGATGTTCTTGTCAATTGGCGCCTATGCACAGCAGATCTCTGTAAGGGGACATGTGACAGATGTGACAGGTGAGCCGGTGATTGGTGCTAATATCTTAGTAAAAGGCACTACGAACGGAACAATTACTGATTTGGATGGTAATTTTGTTCTTAATACCCCTCAGAACTCCATTCTTGTTATTTCTTTTGTGGGGTATAAACCAGCCGAAGTACAAGCCTCTAAAAGCATGGTAGTAACTCTTCAGGATGATGCCGTGATGTTGAGCGAAGCTGTAGTTATCGGTTATGGTACGGTGAAGAAAAGTGATGTAACGGGTTCTGTTACTGCGATAAAGCCGGATAAACTGAACAGAGGTCTTACAACAACCGCTACTGATATGATTACCGGTAAGATAGCCGGTGTTAATGTTACTTCTGATGGTGGTGCTCCCGGCGGCGGCGCAACAATCCGTGTTCGTGGCGGATCTTCTCTTTCGGCAAACAATAATCCTTTGATTGTTATCGACGGCCTTCCCATTGATAATGATGGAATTAAAGGTGTCTCAAATCCTTTAAGTTCTATTAATCCTAATGATATTGAAACTTTTACGGTTCTAAAAGATGCTTCCGCTACCGCTATTTATGGCTCTCGTGCCTCAAATGGTGTTATTCTGATTACGACTAAAAAAGGAGCTAAAGGTTCTAAACCTCGTGTCAGTTTCGATAGTAGTATTTCTGTTAGCACAAAAGTCGATGAGATTAGCGTAATGAATGCTGATGAGTACCGCAATTTTATAACCACTTCTTTTGGTGCGGATTCGGGTGCTGCTAAGTTATTAGGAGAAGCAAATACCGATTGGCAAAAAGAAATTTTCAGAACAGCTGTTGGACATGATGAGAATATAACTGTTTCCGGAGGATTGAAAAACATGCCTTATCGTGCTTCTTTTGGGTACACTAATCAAAATGGTATTCTTAAAACTTCATCATTTGAAAGATATACAGGATCATTTAATCTGAGTCCAAGTTTCTTTGATAATTATTTGAATATTAGTTTAAATGCCAAAGGCATGATTGCTAATAGCCGTTTTGCAGATACTGCTGCTATTGGTTCGGCATTGGGTTTCGATCCTACGCAACCTGTAATGAATGGAAATACTAAATACGGAGGCTATTTCGCTTGGGAAAATCCAACTTCGGGAGACTTTATTTCTATTGCAACCAAAAATCCGGTTGCAATGTTAAAACAGAAAAAGGATGAGGCTACTTCAAAGAATCTTATTGCTAATGCACAATTTGATTATAAGTTCCATTGTCTACCTGATCTGAAAGCTAATTTAAATTTAGGTATGGATCTGGCTACCGGTACTCAAGACCTTTTCTATCCGAAAGAATCTCCAATAGGTTATATTGATAATGGTAAAACTGGTTCAGAGACGATAGATAAATATAACTTGTTACTCGATTTTTATCTCCAATATTCAAAAGACTTCGCAGAAGATCATCATTTTGACTTAATGGGAGGGTATTCGTGGCAACATTTTCATCGGTCACAAGAGAATGCTTACAACAATCTGGCTGGAAGCAATCCGACTTCTTACGTCTTTAAGACTGAAAGTTACCTGGTTTCTTTCTTCGGTCGTTTAAATTATTCTTTTAAGGACAGATATCTGCTTACGGCTACTTTGCGTCAGGATGGTACATCACGTTTTTCTAAAGACAATCGTTGGGGACTTTTTCCATCAGTTGCCTTGGGTTGGAGAATGAAAGAAGAGGCTTTTTTGCAAGACGTGGACGCTATTTCTGATTTGAAACTTCGCTTAGGATACGGTATTACCGGTCAACAAGATATTTCTCAGGGAGATTATCCCTATATGGCTACCTATTATGCGGGCCAAGATGGAGCCTATTATCAATTTGGTGATGACAAAAAAATCCCCATTTCGCGACCTAATGGTTACAATCCTAATTTGAAATGGGAAGAAACTACTACTTGGAATGCAGGTCTTGATTTTGGGTTTATGAAAAATCGTATAACCGCTTCTCTTGATTATTATTATCGTGAAACAAATGATTTAATTAATGTAATAGATGTTCCGGCAGGTACGAACTTTAAAAATCGTATTGTCAGCAATATTGGTTCATTAAAGAATCAGGGAGTTGAGTTTTCTACGAGTGCAAAAGCTATTAGTACTGAAAATTTGATGTGGGACTTAGGTTTCAATGTTTCTTGGAATAAAACGGAAATCACTCAGCTAACTGCGCAAGATAACTCTTCAACAATCGTTCCTCTTGGCTATGTGGATGGCGGTACCGGAACAACCGTTCAGGCACAAGGCGTAGGTCATCCTGCTAATTCTTTTTATGTATATCAACAGGTATATGATAAAGAGGGAAAACCAATTGAAGGCTTTTATGTAGATCGCAATGGAGATGGACAAGTAAACGATGGTGATAGGTATTTCTATAAAAAACCGTCGCCTGATGTGATGATGGGATTTACCTCTAAATTAGTTTATAAACAGTGGGATTTCAGTTTCTCGTTACGTGCTAATTTGAATAACTATGTATATAATAACGTGGCATCATTTAATGCTCCATTGAGCGAAGGTTGGATAAATAACAAAGGATATTTGTCTAATAGACCATCCTCTGCTTTTGATACTAATTTTCAGAATATGAATGTGCTTTCTGATTACTATGTACAGAATGCCTCATTCCTTCGCTGCGACAACATCACGTTAGGTTATTCATTCAAAAAACTATTCAAAATCATAGACGGACGTGTTTATACTACAGTTCAGAATCCATTTGTTATAACCAATTATAAAGGATTGGACCCTGAAGTAGCCAATGCTACTGATAAAACATTTGGTATTGATAAGAATGTTTATCCCCGTCCTTTGGTTGGTATAATTGGTATAAGCCTTAACTTTTAA
- a CDS encoding RagB/SusD family nutrient uptake outer membrane protein encodes MNARFFKYILPALSLALVMNLSSCVGDLDVSPIDPNINVNFDQDANFAKIYAGLAITGNQGPAGQPDIADTDEGASGLMRMMFNINELSSDEAICAWTGDTDVFPINFSKFTPSNGLVLNMFNRLYIQIAQCNSFLIQTAGKSDDASSLQRAEVRFIRALDYYYLVDLYGNVPFVDENTGIGAYVPQRITRADLFTYVEAELKSIEPIMKAPRANLYGRADQAAVWMLLSRLYLNAEVYTGTPRWADAATYADKVMKAGYVLEPKYENMFKADNNTSTEMIMPICFDGMYARSWSGMFFVCSFISGDMDAEANFGTVEAWGGNRARVALVKKFAFDGDLTKVTDQRAMFWTKNRTLEIEKPSEFTEGYSVTKFKNRTKAGVIGSDPNKQFPDMDFPLFRLAEANLTFAEATLRAGGDKTLALKAVNDLRDRAHASKINESDLTLDFILDEKSREFYFEAQRRVDLIRHNKYTSNYTWDWKGGVAAGNSVADHLKLLPIPVSQLSANTNLIQNPEY; translated from the coding sequence ATGAATGCAAGATTTTTTAAATATATACTTCCGGCGTTATCGCTGGCTTTGGTCATGAATCTATCATCGTGTGTAGGCGATCTTGATGTCTCTCCGATTGATCCCAATATTAATGTTAATTTTGACCAGGATGCTAATTTTGCTAAGATCTATGCCGGTTTAGCTATAACGGGTAATCAAGGACCTGCAGGACAGCCCGATATTGCCGATACTGATGAAGGAGCTTCGGGTTTAATGCGTATGATGTTTAATATCAATGAACTTTCGTCTGACGAAGCCATTTGCGCTTGGACAGGTGATACGGATGTATTTCCTATTAACTTTTCAAAGTTTACTCCTTCCAATGGGTTGGTGCTGAATATGTTCAATCGTTTGTACATACAGATAGCTCAGTGCAATAGCTTCTTGATCCAGACAGCTGGTAAAAGTGATGATGCTAGTTCGTTGCAACGTGCCGAAGTTCGTTTTATTCGTGCATTAGATTATTATTACTTAGTTGATTTATATGGTAATGTGCCTTTCGTCGACGAGAATACAGGTATTGGCGCTTATGTTCCACAAAGAATAACACGTGCAGATCTGTTTACTTATGTAGAGGCAGAATTGAAAAGCATAGAACCGATAATGAAAGCGCCACGCGCAAATTTGTATGGACGAGCTGATCAGGCTGCTGTATGGATGTTGCTTTCACGCCTTTATCTAAATGCTGAAGTGTATACCGGAACTCCTCGTTGGGCAGATGCGGCAACGTATGCCGATAAGGTTATGAAAGCCGGCTATGTATTGGAACCTAAATATGAAAATATGTTCAAAGCTGATAATAACACCTCTACTGAAATGATCATGCCTATTTGCTTTGATGGAATGTATGCTCGCTCATGGAGTGGAATGTTCTTTGTATGTAGCTTTATATCAGGGGATATGGATGCAGAGGCCAACTTTGGAACTGTTGAAGCCTGGGGCGGCAATCGTGCAAGAGTGGCTTTGGTTAAAAAGTTTGCTTTTGATGGAGATTTGACTAAGGTTACTGACCAACGAGCGATGTTTTGGACAAAGAATCGTACTCTTGAGATCGAAAAACCCAGTGAATTTACGGAAGGATATTCTGTTACTAAATTTAAAAATAGAACGAAAGCCGGAGTCATAGGAAGTGATCCCAATAAACAATTTCCGGATATGGATTTTCCTTTGTTCCGTTTAGCAGAAGCAAATCTTACTTTTGCTGAAGCTACTTTGAGAGCTGGTGGAGATAAAACGTTGGCGCTAAAAGCTGTTAATGATTTACGGGACCGTGCACACGCAAGCAAAATAAATGAATCGGATTTGACATTAGACTTTATCCTAGATGAAAAATCACGTGAGTTTTATTTTGAAGCACAACGTAGGGTCGATCTTATTAGACATAACAAGTACACATCGAACTATACTTGGGATTGGAAAGGTGGAGTTGCTGCAGGTAATTCTGTTGCTGATCATTTAAAATTATTGCCGATTCCGGTAAGTCAGTTGTCAGCAAATACTAATCTGATACAAAACCCTGAATATTAA